TCCATCCGAAAGTAATGCTTCTGATTGTTCCCATGGATCTATATATTCACTTTGGATTATTTTTTGCAGGATGTATTTAATTTGCTTCCAAATCTGAACGTAAATGAGCTGATCAAAGCCTTTGCAGGTAATCATGCATCTTGCCTCTGATTTACCGTAACTGACCTGATCTTTTCATTTTCTGAGATTTTTTTACAACAGCAGCCTTAAGTTCCATTTCTTTGGTGCAGTGAAAACAAATGACATGATGTTGGTGATATACCTGTCTTCTCTGATCAGGAGTGTCATTGCACTCCACAACTTGATCAACAACAAGGTTGGTTGTTTCCATCCACCACTCCTGTTAGCTGCTCAGTCCCTCTATGCGACTATGCATCCCTTACACTTCCTTGTAGATTGATATAGTCTTTGATACTGATCACTGGTTATGGAATTATTCTATTTTACATTCCAGATGCTAAACAAGGAGCACGAGAAGGCTGAGGATTCAAAACCAACCGCCATTCCGACTGCTGCCGGGAGCTAAATGGCCAAGAAAAGGGATGGAACGTGTGGCATCTTAGCACGGTTGCGTTTGAACCAATTGTCTTGACCTTGAATGGACATTTTGATGTTTATTTCATGTATGATAAGGTCAATGGCAAGAGAAACCAATTACATTGTATGAGCTTTAGATTATACCTCAGTTTTTCTGTAGATCTCGATGCCATTTCATCTGATGCATCATGTTTCGTGATGTAGACTTTCGTTTCTTCTGATTGATCTATAGCAAACCTGTACGTCATTGCAAGCCGTTTCCATCATGATTGGTTTGTAGCAGATCTAAACCATAACAAGGTGGACTGCTGGACCTGCAAATGCAGTCAAGAGGCAATTTCTTGAATTATCTCAAAGACCCTTGGGGCTGGTACAGCTTCAGGCCTTCTTTGATACATACTATTCCGCTATAGGCCATTCGTATGAGAGGTGCAAATTTAGTTCATTTTGCTCTTCATCTATGTGTTACTTGTGGGAAAATACTTCCGagtattcaaattcaaatagcAGGTTGTCACATTAGCCTATTTTAGACCCCTTTTTTGCGTATTTTAAGTAATTATCACTTTAACAGGTTGTAACGTATAAAAAAAGAGTTCGTATACCGTGTGCTATAGTACCGGCGGTACTCCAGTATGTATACTAGTAACAATAATACGAAGCCATGTAAATTCGACCTCGAAATCGTACGCGATCAGTTTCCTCCGCCGAGATATCCAAccgggaaagaaaaggaaaaccgACTGCCGACTGGTCTGGTTAGCTATCTACCGGGGAGAGTCGGATCAGCGTGTCAACTGGCCGCGCCATGGCCTTCTCCGCTTTCTCATGGTCGTTTCGCCGCCGGGGGAGCGGCAGCGGGGCTGGCGCCGGGGCAAGCAAGTCATCCCCCGCGGCCGCGGAGGACGAGGAGCTTGGCGTGACCCCGCAGCTCCTGGACTTCCTCCGGACGCTCTCCCCCGACGCCTTCAAGGCCGCCGCCATCCAGCTACAAGGCAACCAACGATTCCCCCATCTCTTCCCGATTATACGGCCCCACTCGATCCCGTTAGATCCTTTAGTAACAGCCGTGTGTGTTGATCGCAGGGGGCTCTGCGGAggcggccgccggcgacctcacaAGCTGGCAGGAGCGGCATGCCGTGCTCGTGCTATCCAAAGCCAAGGTTGGTGATTTCCCGCGGATCTCGTTTCCTGCTTACTTCTTATTATTCGTGAAAAATTGTGAGCTGCATCTATGTGCTTCGCGTGCAGGAACTCGCCAAGATTCGGTACGATCTGTGCCCTCGTCACATGAAGGATAAGCAGTTCTGGAGGATATACTTCCTGCTTTCCAAGAGTTATATCTCACCGTAAGCTCTCATCTTACCGGACTTCCTATGTCTATGTGTCTATGTGATGCTCCAGTTTTGTGGGGCCTTGCCGGCTCAATTAGGTTCATGCAATTAGTCCACTGTTGATCAATGAACAAAATTAGCAACACGAGCTGACTTCGAAAATAGCATCTCACTTGATTTTT
The sequence above is drawn from the Panicum hallii strain FIL2 chromosome 7, PHallii_v3.1, whole genome shotgun sequence genome and encodes:
- the LOC112899980 gene encoding uncharacterized protein LOC112899980; translated protein: MAFSAFSWSFRRRGSGSGAGAGASKSSPAAAEDEELGVTPQLLDFLRTLSPDAFKAAAIQLQGGSAEAAAGDLTSWQERHAVLVLSKAKELAKIRYDLCPRHMKDKQFWRIYFLLSKSYISPYELCAIQKEKLRRMEMENGKSKEVITVEVEMQESKGSRVSQPSEIDLESQA